The DNA region AAGACCAAAGGAGCATTTGAGACGGCGATCCCTGATAATCGAGGTGTCGTTGAACTGAATAGTTCAAAAGAAAGTAATGGCGCTAACACGCCTTCAGCGGCTAATGATTCGAGTAAACCGAAAGTTACAAGCCCCGAATCTCAAACAACGACTCGATCAAACCCACAATCTACCGCGCAAAAATCAAGTAACAAGCCTTCGGAAATCAAAAACGACTCAACCGATGCAAGTGAATCTGCAAATAAGAACCCCAAATCATCTTCGTCTAGAGAAGCTACTGCGGATAAATCTACTACCCAATCTGATGCGACTAACAGTCAGAGTCAACAACAAGCGAAAACCAATACCTCGACACCGGCTAAACGAGAAACGCCCAAAGAGAAAGCTAACATTACTGAACTGAAGGAATCGTCTTGGGTCGTACAGGTGGGGAGTTTTTCATCGCACTCAAATGCAGAGCTATTGGCGAAACGTCTTGAAGAGCAGCAGCTGAAAAGCTTTGTTCGCCCGGTTGAACTGGCGAAAGACAAAATATTGTATAGGGTGTATGTAGGTCCTTGGTTAAAGAAAGAACAAGCGCAGCAAAATGTCGCGAAAATAGCCGATATTACTCGATTGAAGCCGATCGTCACCAGCTGGGAACCGACTAAACAATAGAATTGATAAATACCTAATGTGCGCTAGGCGATGACGAGCCGCTCTGGTAAAATGCGCCTGCCAAATAAGTAAATAGGTTCTCGTTCAATGGTGTGGTTTGACTGGGCAATAATAATTCTAATATTCATTTCAACCTTAATCAGCTTGGTTCGTGGATTCATCAGAGAAGCCTTTTCTTTGGCGGGGTGGATCTTAGCGTTTTTTATCGCGAAATGGTTTTACCTCGATTTGGCTAATTTACTTAAAGACCATATTTCTACCCCAAGCCTTCGTTTAGGCATATCTTGGGGTGTTCTATTTTTTCTAACGTTAACGATGTCAGGTTTAGTCAACTTTCTCCTCAGTCAGTTTATCGAACGTGCCGGCTTAAGCGGTATGGATAGAATGATGGGTATGGCTTTTGGTGCCGTACGAGGAGTTTTGATTGCATCTGTCCTGATTATTTCTCTTAAAGTATTCACTCCAGTTGCCCAAGATGCTTGGTGGGAGCAATCGGAGCTGAGGCCTCACTTTGAACTCATTGGCGGATGGTTCTATGATAATTTAAAGAATCATCAACCTGAGGTTCCGAAAGAGTTACCGTTTTCGCTTGATACAGATTAACTACGATTAATGAAAGGCTAGAAAATTTATGTGCGGTATAGTTGGTATAGTAGGGCAATATCCAGTCAATCAGAGTATTTACGACGCTCTTACGGTATTGCAACATCGTGGGCAAGACGCGGCTGGTATGGTGACGCTTCACGATGGTCGCATGTTTATGAGAAAAGCCAATGGGCTGGTTCGAGATGTGTTTCACACTCGTCATATGCATCGATTATCAGGTAATGTTGGCATAGGCCATGTTCGTTACCCAACGGCAGGTTGTTCAAGCTCTGCTGAGGCGCAGCCCTTTTACGTTAACTCTCCGTTTGGTATCGCGCTGGCTCATAACGGTAATCTTACGAATGCAGCAAACTTGAAACAAGAGCTTTATAAAACCGATCGTCGTCACATCAATACCAGCAGCGACTCAGAAATTTTACTGAATGTATTTGCGCATGAGTTGCAGAAAAACTCCACACTAAAACCTACACCTGCAGACATATTTGAAGCAGGCCGCCAAGTCTATAAACGTTGTTTTGGTGGTTATGCTGCTGTTGCCTTAATTCTTGGTGTCGGCATGGTATGTTTTCGAGATGCCTCTGGTATACGTCCACTCGTAATAGGTAAGCGGGAAACAGAACTGGGAATGGAGTATATGGCAGCTTCCGAGAGTGTTGCACTTGATGCTCTAGGTTATGAATTGATTCGTGATGTAGCGCCTGGAGAAGTTATTTTTGTAGATTTTGAAGGCAACCTACACAGCCAAGTATGTGCTGAAAACCCGCAGTTGAGCCCGTGTATATTTGAACACGTTTATTTAGCTCGTCCAGATTCGATGATAGATAATGTGTCGGTATATAAAGCTCGCTTAAGAATGGGTGAGAAACTGGCTGAAAAAATTCTTCGAGAATGGTCTGATCATGACATAGACGTTGTGATTCCTATTCCCGATACTTCAACTACAAGTGCGATGCAACTTGCCCATGGGCTTAATTTGAAAATGCGCCATGGCTTTGTAAAGAATCGATATATAGGCAGAACATTTATTATGCCTGGCCAGCAAATGCGGAAAAAGTCGGTTAGACGTAAGTTGAATGCTATTGAGCTGGAGTTTAAAGGTAAAAATGTCTTATTGGTTGATGACTCGATTGTACGAGGCACAACGAGTAAGCAAATCGTAGAAATGGCTCGTGAAGCTGGCGCTAATAAAGTTTACTTCGCTTCTGCAGCTCCACCAGTCAGATACCCGAATGTTTATGGAATCGATATGCCTGCGGCACAAGAGTTAGTCGCGCATGATCGAAGCATTGAAGAAATTCAAGAGTTGATCGGTACTGATAAATTAATTTATCAAGACTTAGACGACTTAATCGAATCCGTTCAAGAAGGGAATGCGGACATTTCTCGTTTTGATACTTCGGTGTTCACTGGTGAATACATCACTGGAGACGTTGACGAGAATTACTTAACAAATTTAGAGCAATTAAGAAATGATTTAGCCAAGTCTTCAGAAGGCGGGATTGAAGATGTGGATATGGTGATGGATATCCACAATGAAGGCAATGGCTAGTTTCTGTAATGTTACGCTTGATTGCTAAGTTCTGGTTGTCGCTGTGGGGCTGGAAAGTGGTTGGTGAAAAGCCAACCATAGACAAGTGCGTTATTATATTTGCCCCACATACATCTAATTGGGATGTGCTTATTTTATTGTTGGTAAAGTGGTATTCTGGATTACAGCCAACCTTCATAGGTAAGCATACATTGTTTTGGCCTCCACTTGGATGGTTCTTTCGGGCGATTGGCGGTGAGCCAGTTAATAGAAGTAAGGCCGAAAACGTGGTTGATCAAATTGTTGCTAAATTTAATGAAAAGCAACACATGCATTTTGCGCTTTCTCCTGAAGGAACTCGCAGCAAAAAAGATCATTGGAAAACCGGGTTTTATCGGGTAGCCGTTAAGGCAGGAGTGCCGATTCAGCTGGTGTACTTGGATACAACTACCAAAGAAGTCGGGTTTGGTCCAATTCTTGAACCCTGCGGCGACATGCAGCGTGACTTTGAATGGTTAGCGGAGTTTTATCGTGATAAAAAGGGATTCCGACCAGAGCTTCTTTCTGACATTCGGGCAAACAGTGAGAAATCAACTGACGTTAAAACACAATAATTTAGTTTTCAATCATTTACGCAAAGCGTTTTTGGCTTTTCTGTTCGTAACGGCCGTTATCCAGTTGCGAGCAGATTCTACGCATAACCTTGTTACTCTTTCCCCGCAACTTCACCTTTCTCATTACGCCATTGAAGATGGATTATCGTTAAATACGGTGACTGCTTTTGCTAAAACCCAAGATGGTTATATGTGGATAGGCACGGAAGATGGCTTAAATCGATTCGATGGATACACCTTTCAAATATTTAAACGTACGGTCGGTAAAGAGAATACCTTGCCTGACAATATGATCTCTGCACTTCTCGCCGACTCGCAAGGACGACTATGGGTGGGCACTGAAAAAGGGCTTGCTATTTGGAGCGGTGGGACAGACTTTAAAAATGTTCAAACTATGGATGGTAGTTTAGGTCGAGTGTCGGTTATAGAAGAAGATATTTACAATCGTATTTGGGTGGTCGTTAAACAGCAGTTAATGATGTTTAATGACTCAACTCAAAAACTCGAGCCATACCACGAGATGTTGAGTGTTAAAACACATCAGGTTAATACCGCGATAGAGTCATTACACTCTGTGGGTCCTCTCGTTTATTTTGGAAAAAAGAACTGCCTTAACAGTATTGATATCGCTAACTTAGAGCTAAAAGAACAGTGTTTCACTGAAGATAATATTGGAAGAAAGATTACTCGAATTACGACCATATACTCTAATGGTAAAGATCTCATATGGATTGGAACGAGTGAAGGCTTGATTCGCTATAGCACGTTAAGCGGCTCGGCTGAACTATTTCATACATCAGCCGCCACTAATCGAAGATTATCTGGGAATCATATTCAATCTCTGTTGGTTGATAATGAGAACAAGGTATGGATTGCAACGGCGACCGGTCTAAATGTTTTTGATCCGTTAGCTGATAGGGTTTATCAGTACCATAAAAATTATATAGATCAACGAGGTTTACTATCAGACGATATCGTTTCTATTTTTCAAGATGATGTTGGTTTGGTTTGGCTAGGAACCTATGGCAGTGGCTTAAACGTTTTTAATCGGCAGACACAAAATTTCAATCATTATTTCACCAAACGCGACGCATTCAATTTAAATAGTAGTAATACGATCCACAGCATAACAACGGACTTACTGGGTAATATTTGGGTTGGCAGTTATGGTAGTGGGTTATTCCAAATAGATAGCCAAAGAAAAACTTTACGTAGAGTTACCGATCATACAGGCAGTTTAAAAAATAGTTTTATAACCTCGTTACACTTTGATATATACGATAACTTGTGGATTTCAACATTGTCGGGCCTTTATGTTTACGATCCAGACTATCAAAGTTATCACCAAATAAGCCACCCTAAATTTAAAGGCATTGTATCTACCATCAGCGAAGACCGAAATGGTGATCTTTGGATAGGTGTTGATAGTGGTCTGGTTAAGATTGAAGGCGTTCAAGGTAAATACGATGAAACGGCTAACATTAGAGTGATTGACTTTACTCATCGAATAAAAAAATATCTAGACGATAAAAATTATATCATTAACGATATTTATGAAGATGTTGAAGGGTTACTCTGGATTGGCTCTGATTTAGGTCTTTTTGTGGTAGAGCCGAGTACCGAATTTCAACATGCATTTGTTCATGACGAAAACAATACTAAAAGTTTAAGCCACAATTATGTACAAGTTATTTATGAAGATACACAAGGCGTGATTTGGATAGGTACTGGAGACGGCCTAAACAAACTGGTGATGAACAACGGTCTAACTCAAAATGCCTATTTTGAGCATTTTAGTGAAGATAATGGCTTGGTAAACGACTCAGTTTATGGAATTCTATCCGGAGAAGGCGACGAATTGTGGTTAAGTACAAGCAATGGACTTGTTCGATTTTACACTTCAACCAATAAGGTTGAACACTTTACCACTAGAGATGGTTTACAAAGTAATGAATTTAATTTGTGGGCCTATCATAAAAGTTCTGACAATGAAATATTCTTTGGCGGTATTAACGGTATTACTTCATTTTACCCTGATTCAATCATTGTAGAAAAAAGAGACTTCATTCCTTCGGTTTCATCAATAAAAATTAATAATCAAGCCATCCGCTCGTTTGATTCTTTTGAAAAGATTGTTTTATCAAAGAAATCCGATCTTGTCAGTATATCGCTTACTCCACTCGATTTTTCGAACCCTTCAAGCCATCAGTTTCGCTATAGACTTAAAGGCTTCAATGATGAGTGGATTGAGATTGGTAGTACACGTGTTATTAATATATCTGGATTGGTAGGTGACGGAGCAACATTAGAGATTCAAACAAAAGTGACTGGAAATGATTGGAACTCTCCGATTAAAGATATCGCTATTGAAGTAAATACCAATTTCTGGCAGTCAGAAAAGGGCGTAATGTTTTATATTGTTCTTAGTTT from Pleionea litopenaei includes:
- a CDS encoding SPOR domain-containing protein — encoded protein: MSVDQTIKQRLIGAIVLVAIAVVFLPGILGQKKTKGAFETAIPDNRGVVELNSSKESNGANTPSAANDSSKPKVTSPESQTTTRSNPQSTAQKSSNKPSEIKNDSTDASESANKNPKSSSSREATADKSTTQSDATNSQSQQQAKTNTSTPAKRETPKEKANITELKESSWVVQVGSFSSHSNAELLAKRLEEQQLKSFVRPVELAKDKILYRVYVGPWLKKEQAQQNVAKIADITRLKPIVTSWEPTKQ
- a CDS encoding CvpA family protein, translating into MVWFDWAIIILIFISTLISLVRGFIREAFSLAGWILAFFIAKWFYLDLANLLKDHISTPSLRLGISWGVLFFLTLTMSGLVNFLLSQFIERAGLSGMDRMMGMAFGAVRGVLIASVLIISLKVFTPVAQDAWWEQSELRPHFELIGGWFYDNLKNHQPEVPKELPFSLDTD
- the purF gene encoding amidophosphoribosyltransferase is translated as MCGIVGIVGQYPVNQSIYDALTVLQHRGQDAAGMVTLHDGRMFMRKANGLVRDVFHTRHMHRLSGNVGIGHVRYPTAGCSSSAEAQPFYVNSPFGIALAHNGNLTNAANLKQELYKTDRRHINTSSDSEILLNVFAHELQKNSTLKPTPADIFEAGRQVYKRCFGGYAAVALILGVGMVCFRDASGIRPLVIGKRETELGMEYMAASESVALDALGYELIRDVAPGEVIFVDFEGNLHSQVCAENPQLSPCIFEHVYLARPDSMIDNVSVYKARLRMGEKLAEKILREWSDHDIDVVIPIPDTSTTSAMQLAHGLNLKMRHGFVKNRYIGRTFIMPGQQMRKKSVRRKLNAIELEFKGKNVLLVDDSIVRGTTSKQIVEMAREAGANKVYFASAAPPVRYPNVYGIDMPAAQELVAHDRSIEEIQELIGTDKLIYQDLDDLIESVQEGNADISRFDTSVFTGEYITGDVDENYLTNLEQLRNDLAKSSEGGIEDVDMVMDIHNEGNG
- a CDS encoding lysophospholipid acyltransferase family protein, with translation MLRLIAKFWLSLWGWKVVGEKPTIDKCVIIFAPHTSNWDVLILLLVKWYSGLQPTFIGKHTLFWPPLGWFFRAIGGEPVNRSKAENVVDQIVAKFNEKQHMHFALSPEGTRSKKDHWKTGFYRVAVKAGVPIQLVYLDTTTKEVGFGPILEPCGDMQRDFEWLAEFYRDKKGFRPELLSDIRANSEKSTDVKTQ
- a CDS encoding ligand-binding sensor domain-containing protein, which translates into the protein MRNQLTLKHNNLVFNHLRKAFLAFLFVTAVIQLRADSTHNLVTLSPQLHLSHYAIEDGLSLNTVTAFAKTQDGYMWIGTEDGLNRFDGYTFQIFKRTVGKENTLPDNMISALLADSQGRLWVGTEKGLAIWSGGTDFKNVQTMDGSLGRVSVIEEDIYNRIWVVVKQQLMMFNDSTQKLEPYHEMLSVKTHQVNTAIESLHSVGPLVYFGKKNCLNSIDIANLELKEQCFTEDNIGRKITRITTIYSNGKDLIWIGTSEGLIRYSTLSGSAELFHTSAATNRRLSGNHIQSLLVDNENKVWIATATGLNVFDPLADRVYQYHKNYIDQRGLLSDDIVSIFQDDVGLVWLGTYGSGLNVFNRQTQNFNHYFTKRDAFNLNSSNTIHSITTDLLGNIWVGSYGSGLFQIDSQRKTLRRVTDHTGSLKNSFITSLHFDIYDNLWISTLSGLYVYDPDYQSYHQISHPKFKGIVSTISEDRNGDLWIGVDSGLVKIEGVQGKYDETANIRVIDFTHRIKKYLDDKNYIINDIYEDVEGLLWIGSDLGLFVVEPSTEFQHAFVHDENNTKSLSHNYVQVIYEDTQGVIWIGTGDGLNKLVMNNGLTQNAYFEHFSEDNGLVNDSVYGILSGEGDELWLSTSNGLVRFYTSTNKVEHFTTRDGLQSNEFNLWAYHKSSDNEIFFGGINGITSFYPDSIIVEKRDFIPSVSSIKINNQAIRSFDSFEKIVLSKKSDLVSISLTPLDFSNPSSHQFRYRLKGFNDEWIEIGSTRVINISGLVGDGATLEIQTKVTGNDWNSPIKDIAIEVNTNFWQSEKGVMFYIVLSLVLVSAMFTLWSRRLINRGRLVRSELNANREYIRNIQLDIEREKSATDLANQELVQLRERIAYYESRFDEYAKKDRITRFYKRKFFEEIINNEDAFYKSNQLDFPAGCLITIAIKNYSELLEKEHKANVEAAVADFSDIIKDYVSGDDLICRWNSECFLMLESGSIHDIKQRLYNFHRLISNRTYDCGNGRLLPFEFILTVIPVPVTSHRSSLINRSVIAYLSIDLIESLKPRGEQGAFVFKCRSQMHPAEIEKKISYGADLLMNEAIFELVPLNELLIKENV